cggtcggtgagggggcagagatgtggctcttgctttgttaaacacttctctgagaccatggtagcattctgggacatgggagaggtcaggagcggagttagtaggtactggccgaggggggtagtgcggcagcaagcaggcaggttcggtggcagtcctctccccactccctgatcaccccggtcacccagtcgagctgagggttgtgccgagcggagccatgggtaacccaggatgaggggttggcctggagaggggagcaggtgaaactggatagtttcttgatggtttccggacagacccatcaagaccgggggccgtgacatgagtgaccgatccgagtaagtgtccgtccagtgcccgggcaggaataggaggtgtcaaacggaggttctccagtcccagttggcgtgccagcttgatgtccattatgttggcttcggcgcccgaATCCACCAgggcagccagggtgtgagttgagtcagagaggcggaggtgaacttgcagcaagggtttgcggtcggaggactggatggtcattgagctcaaccggactcccctatgcccggtgagcttcggcttttaaagggcaggttaccacacgatgtccatcacctccacaatagaggcagaggtttgaggtgaagcggcgctggcgctctgcaggagtgagagaggctcgcccaatctccataggctcagactgatcaagctggcttgggtgagtggcagtagctgacaggagcccagtcggatctctccgaatgccggtagtgggtggaccttggcgccccctctcacgacgacgggtctgtatccttctgtcgatccggacagtcagtgcgatggcttcatcaagagtggaaggcagttcatgggagaccaactcgtccttgatatagtcagccaagctatggaagaacgcgtccaccaacgatggtgtgttccaagaacttcgtcttgccagggttcggaagtcgatggaatggtctgcgactgtacgtctgccttgtcgaatactgaacagttcacgagacgcctctgcggttggtgaatccaggtcaaacaccttcagcatctcctcagcaaacaggtcgaaggttgcacatgcgggggtttgacgttcgaactctgctgttccccagagtcgagctcggcccgtcaggtgagtgatggcatacccgaccctagcccctccgtggcgaaggtccttggctgcaaggagaactgaagtcggcagctagtcaggaatggccggacctgggtagaatcgccgttgaaccgctcggggtttccaatcttgggttccggggcagcggctgcaatgaccggggcaggtaactcggaggcagggctggtgggcagactggctggggtaaggttggtgaggagttggatgatcctggcgagttgttgttgctgctgctgggactgctgctggtgctgctggaactgctgatgctgttggtggccgacctgaagcagagaggtgatgtcgccgctcatgcggcctagctctctctcagtgtgttccaggcgtagcatggcggtgggttgctcaggttcttcggtttccatgtcgggggaagtgtgcgctgagtccataatggtcagatcgtactgtcacggttcagacagacgacaagaggaccacaattgcgtcacaccagaaagtttattaaaacttaagggaaaagggaagtagggagtgagtgaaggctccaggggttatcccgtccaatgtgctgggtctgtgcccccccccagtggcagcgatgcgtccgatgacgccggtggttggtggtccagaagtcctggggggggaggaaacacagacacaacggggcggatgaaacaaggcagaagtacagttcaagggaaatccaaatacgttgtagcaaggcagaaggctggtcagagttaccggggtcgaagagtagtcagggagtcgtaatggcagaaagccggtctggttttcctggggcagaagagtatccaagaatcaggcaggtccggggtcacaaaacaagggtgagccagaagcgcgagcacacaggttccgggtgtgagctttgcagacgatctgacaaaggagagctgaaagacaggactttaaatactgggagaggttagtgggtaatgcagcgcagctggcagagtaattagagccgagcagagcagggacaggtggagctagttaggctgagtagagagagagagatgagcagagtggaagatagtggaaacacattaaggtggtaacccggtggagtgagagggctcatgacaacacCACCGTATTTTGTGGGTGTTTGCCAATTCCGTCTTCATACTCTTATTTTCCCAGATCTCCAATAAGGTCTCTGTTTCACAGAAAGTTCATGTTGCCCCTTTGCCCTTACTTGAACTCATTGCGTTGTATCTTAGCTAATTTATCTAATTAAGCTAGTTAATAGTATGTcaaactaacgttagctggctaacaAAAGTTGAATGACCAACGGAAAATAACAAAAATTACTTGGTTGCAACTTTGTATGTTCAAGTTTTTGCACGCGAACATCAGCACAGGGTGTTGCCGGGTCACAATACCTGGTACCCTGGTCCTGGATCTTGGACCCACAGCCTGGGCAGGGTCCAGGATTCGTGAACGCACCCTAAGAGTGTAGGGATGCATAATCCCTAGTGTATGAGTGCCCTATAGGGATGTAGACTTTCTAGTGTGCAAGTGCCTTTCAACACAAATATGTTTCTGTGATGTGACCACTGCATGTGTGTGCAGTGAAAATCCCTAGTATTGTTCGTAGACTTCCGTCATGACGACTGTGGCTGTACCCAAGCCAACTGGGGCATGACTGACTGTTTGTGCTTCGTATAGATTCATGTTAGAAATGTCAAATAAATAAGCTAAATTAAATGGGTCATTTAGCGTGTCCTATATGTGTAcctatacacagagtgtacaaaatattatgaacaccttcctaatattgagttgcaccccctccccccttttgccctcaaaacagcctcaatttactggggtcatggactctacaaggtgtcgaaagcgttccacagggatgctgatccatgttgactccaatgcttcccacagttgtgtcaactaGGCTGGATCTCCTTTGAGtgctggaccattcttgatacacacgggaaactgttgagcgtgaaaaacacagcagcactgcagttcttgacagaaaccggtgcgcctggcacctactaccattccccgttcaaaggcacttaaatctcaccctctgaaaggcacacatacacaatccttgtctcaattgtctcaaggcttaaaaatccttctttaacctgtgtggatttaacaagtgacatcaataagtgatcatagctttcacctggattcacctggtcagtctatttcatgggaagagcaggtgttcttaaggatttgtacactcagtgtacatctaTATCCATTCAGTCAATATTGATGTGTACTACTAACTGCAAACATGAACATGTTGACATTGACAAAGctgcatttttcttatttttacagATACAGCTAGCTTCCCTCTCTACTGGCCCAAAGATGGAGGTGATAAGGACCTTCAACCAGACTCCAACCTCCAGCCATCCAACCCCCACCCGCAATGACTCAGACACGTGCATTACCCTGTACAACCACCGGGAGTACGCCCGAGTCCTCATGCCCCTCTTCTACTGCATCATCTTCTCTGTGGGGTTGCTGGGCAACGCCCTGGCCTTCCACATCATCCGCCCCAATGTGAAGAAGTTGAACTCCACCACACTCTACTCCGCCAACCTGGTCATTTCCGACATCCTGTTCACACTGTCACTACCGTTACGGATAATCTACTACGCCCTGGGCTTCCACTGGCCCCTGGGGGAGATTCTATGTAAGATCGTGGGGCTGATCTTCTACATCAACACTTACGCCGGGGTCAACTTCATGACCTGCCTCAGTGTGGACCGGTTCATTGCTGTCGTCTTGCCGCTCCGATTCGCACGCTTCCGTAAGGTCTCCAATGTTCGGTACATCTGCGTCGGGGTGTGGTTTCTGGTCTTAATACAAACTCTGCCCCTCCTCTCCATGCCCATGACTAATGAGGAACCTGATGGCTTCATCACCTGTATGGAGTATCCCAACTTCGAACCGGTGCCCAACATCTCCTATATCCTGATTGGCGCCGTATTCCTAGGCTACGGAGTCCCCGTGGTGACCATCCTGGTGTGCTACTCCATACTGTGCTGTAAACTCTGCCTTGCCGCCAAGGCCAATCACCTGACGGACAAGTCGGGGCGCAGCCAAAAAGCCATCGGGGTGATCTGCTGCGTCTCCCTGGTGTTCgtggtctgtttcagcccctaTCACATCGACCTCCTCCAATACATGATCCGAAAACTGATCTACAAACCAGACTGTGCTGAACTCACAACCTTCCAGATCTCCTTACACTTCACTGTGTGTCTGATGAACCTCAACTCCTGCCTGGATCCGTTCATCTACTTCTTTGCCTGTAAGGGTTACAAGATGAAGGTGCTGAAGATCCTGAAGAGGCAGGTGAGCGTGTCCTTCTCTAGTGCAGTACGGACATCGCCCGAGGGGTCGTCCAGAGACGTCATCGATGGTAATAAGATCCACCTCAACAGCACCAGACACGAAAAGTAAGAGAATGATGAAAGGTGAGCCGACAACCAACCAACAGACTGGTGAGCCAACAACCATCAATCAGATTGGTGTGCCAACAAACAGTAAACAGACCAGCCAACAGACTGGTGTGCCTACGACCAGCAACAAGACCAGTGAGCCAACAACCAGCAGACAGACCGGTGAGCCAACAACCAGTCAACAACCAGTGAGAACGATGAGCCAATGACCAACAGTTCAGCAGCCAACAATCAGTTAGAACGGTGAGCCAGAAACCAGCAAATTGCCAGAGGATCTCTGAGTATAACTGTATAACTGATTAAAAGTTTAAAGAGGCATCTTACACCCTCTGGAAATAGAGCCACTGATTGAGGACAGCCCAGGTAGCAGACTGTTTCTGCATCCAACTAAGTTTTTGCCTCTTGCCAATATAGCGACAAGTTGATCAAAAGCAgaaacacataaacacataaGGACATTATTAAACAGCATGGCCACTTGCATGAGAAGATGTCTTAAAATGTACAGGAGAATATTACTTAATGGTTTCAGAGACTCTGACCAAAGAATAGAAAGCTTTGGAACATTACAATGCTGAGGAATGAAGACTATAAAACAATGTTGGTTATATCTTTTGTGTAAACACTTCATTAATTATTCTTCAAATAACCTTATGATTTTTGATGAATGTAAAATATTTCAACACCATGTACTAAATTTAACCATGTTCCTCAATTAATTTCATCAGGATCAATGACATTTtttaccaagatgttcaaatgtgtGAATTAGTTTGTTCACAGTGAGGGTTTCCCTCTGTTTTTGATTAATGTGATTACTGTATGTGACTATCAAACCATTTAATTTTGAATAAATAAGAAATAGAAAGAAAACATCTCTTGTGGTGTTCAAGGTCATGTGGTATTTCTCAGAAAGACACAGTGAATGCCCGTCCATATTGGTAATGTTGACCTGACTACATTGTAGGCCCACAACGCTTGCCCAACACAACGCAGTAACTTTGCTGAGCCCCAAGAGGGCAGTGTTACATAGAATACAGTAGAAAACGGACTTGTAAAGTAGATTGTAAATGTAGATTGATTGTTTTATAACACAAATGTGTCCTTTATTTACTGGATGCTTGTTAATAAAGTAGTTTCTAAATTAGCCTGGGGACATGCCTAAGAAAGTTGAGTGTATGTTTTATTAGTTTGGAATGATCAACCCACATAGACCTACATAAGTCTGTCCACCAAAACATTTACACCTGGTAGACTAACCTGTATTGTTGTTTTCTGAGGGTGCTGTATGGAGTGATATTAGTGCCACCACAAATTGAATCTGAATTGAATCGTTGTGAATTTGTATTCAGAAAAAGAATAATTGAATTCTCTAATATCATTCCATGGTGCTGGGCTCCATGGGAATACGCATATAGCAGGTGATTGAACAGATTGCTTAATGTTCACCAGAATCTATGAGTCTGACTCCAACCTAAAGAAGTGCTGATGGAAACACAGACATGATGCCAACCACATGAAGGCTATCACAGGAAGACAACATCA
The Coregonus clupeaformis isolate EN_2021a chromosome 40, ASM2061545v1, whole genome shotgun sequence genome window above contains:
- the LOC121551166 gene encoding G-protein coupled receptor 183, whose product is MEVIRTFNQTPTSSHPTPTRNDSDTCITLYNHREYARVLMPLFYCIIFSVGLLGNALAFHIIRPNVKKLNSTTLYSANLVISDILFTLSLPLRIIYYALGFHWPLGEILCKIVGLIFYINTYAGVNFMTCLSVDRFIAVVLPLRFARFRKVSNVRYICVGVWFLVLIQTLPLLSMPMTNEEPDGFITCMEYPNFEPVPNISYILIGAVFLGYGVPVVTILVCYSILCCKLCLAAKANHLTDKSGRSQKAIGVICCVSLVFVVCFSPYHIDLLQYMIRKLIYKPDCAELTTFQISLHFTVCLMNLNSCLDPFIYFFACKGYKMKVLKILKRQVSVSFSSAVRTSPEGSSRDVIDGNKIHLNSTRHEK